One Thermodesulfobacteriota bacterium genomic region harbors:
- a CDS encoding L-threonylcarbamoyladenylate synthase, producing MAVTLSVHPTTPQGRHITRAIEVLRDDGVVVYPTDTVYGLGCDITSKHGVERIVRIKGRDPKKPMSFVCADLTHIARYARVSNFAYRILKRFLPGAYTFVLEASREVPKLLLTKQKTVGIRVPDHPVALALVRELDNPVLSTSANRAGGDPLNDPAEIQKILGKEVDVILDCGILPRVPSTVVSLVGDEIRVLREGAGDASFFLEGQVE from the coding sequence ATGGCCGTCACCCTCTCGGTCCACCCCACGACCCCCCAGGGGCGCCACATCACCCGGGCCATCGAGGTCCTGCGGGACGACGGGGTGGTGGTCTACCCCACCGACACGGTCTACGGGCTGGGGTGCGACATCACCAGCAAGCACGGGGTGGAGCGCATCGTGCGCATCAAGGGCCGGGACCCCAAGAAGCCCATGAGCTTCGTGTGTGCCGACCTCACCCATATCGCCCGCTACGCCCGGGTCTCCAACTTCGCGTACCGGATCCTCAAGCGGTTCCTTCCCGGGGCCTACACCTTCGTCCTCGAGGCGAGCCGCGAGGTGCCCAAGCTGCTCTTGACCAAGCAGAAGACCGTGGGCATCCGCGTGCCCGACCACCCGGTGGCCCTGGCCCTGGTGCGGGAGCTCGACAACCCGGTGCTCTCCACCAGCGCCAACCGGGCCGGCGGAGACCCCCTCAACGATCCCGCGGAGATCCAGAAGATCCTGGGCAAGGAAGTGGACGTGATCCTCGACTGCGGCATCCTGCCCCGGGTGCCGTCCACGGTGGTCTCCCTGGTGGGGGACGAGATCCGGGTGCTCCGGGAGGGAGCGGGGGACGCGTCGTTCTTCCTCGAAGGGCAGGTGGAGTAG
- the rpsA gene encoding 30S ribosomal protein S1: MDETKRSETATSEQTPAPEQEATRVAVAEGAPEAETAQDFAQMLATAGGQTPVRWKKGEKISVRVARVSGDWVFVSLGGKQEGGIRADEFAAAPGAEGEAGAVKLPAEGDELEAFVLSTQGGEVLLTTKVSARGASLAHLEEAWRSGIPVEGRVVQPVKGGFEVRLAGLRAFCPLSQIDLRWPKEAQEYAGQTFPFKILEFKEKGRNIIVSRRALLEEDRAQAREALKARLVPGEVVTGTVRSVQSFGAFVDLGGVDALIPISEMSWTRVESPAEVVSPGQQVTAKVLNVDWERDRVSLSLKALAGDPWDDVAAKYRSGQRVTGTVARLTNFGAFVTLEPGIDGLIHISALGAGRRVKHPKEVLQPGEAVEADVVGVDAGARKISLSLEHRHQATLGGLPSPGSVLGGAVEKVVDFGLFVRLPSGHTGLVPNVEMGTPRGTDHSRMFRPEDPIEVMVLDVEEGGRRIRLSRKAVSDGREAQEAQEYRATQPDPNASMGTLGDLFKARLAKKK; the protein is encoded by the coding sequence ATGGACGAGACGAAGCGGTCCGAGACGGCAACTTCCGAGCAAACCCCCGCGCCCGAGCAGGAGGCAACCCGCGTTGCGGTCGCCGAGGGGGCTCCTGAAGCAGAAACCGCTCAGGACTTCGCCCAGATGCTCGCCACGGCCGGGGGGCAGACCCCCGTGCGCTGGAAGAAGGGGGAAAAGATCTCCGTGCGCGTCGCCCGGGTTTCCGGCGATTGGGTCTTCGTGAGCCTCGGGGGCAAGCAGGAGGGCGGCATCCGGGCCGACGAGTTTGCGGCGGCTCCCGGAGCCGAAGGGGAGGCCGGGGCCGTGAAGCTGCCGGCCGAAGGCGACGAGCTCGAAGCCTTCGTCCTCTCCACCCAGGGCGGCGAGGTCCTCCTCACCACCAAGGTGAGTGCCCGGGGGGCTTCCCTGGCCCACCTGGAAGAAGCGTGGCGCAGCGGCATCCCCGTGGAGGGCCGGGTGGTGCAGCCGGTCAAGGGCGGCTTCGAGGTGCGGCTGGCGGGCCTTCGGGCGTTCTGCCCCCTGAGCCAGATCGATTTGCGCTGGCCCAAGGAGGCACAGGAGTACGCGGGCCAGACGTTCCCCTTCAAGATCCTCGAGTTCAAGGAGAAGGGCCGCAACATCATCGTCTCGCGCCGGGCCCTGCTGGAGGAGGACCGGGCCCAGGCCCGAGAGGCGCTCAAGGCCCGCCTGGTGCCGGGCGAGGTCGTCACCGGCACCGTGCGCTCGGTGCAGAGCTTCGGTGCCTTCGTGGACCTGGGGGGCGTGGACGCCCTGATTCCCATCTCGGAGATGAGCTGGACGCGGGTGGAGTCGCCGGCAGAGGTGGTTTCCCCCGGCCAGCAGGTGACGGCGAAGGTGCTCAACGTGGACTGGGAGCGCGACCGGGTGAGCCTCTCCCTCAAGGCGCTGGCGGGCGACCCCTGGGACGACGTGGCCGCCAAGTACCGCTCGGGCCAACGGGTCACGGGCACCGTGGCGCGGCTCACCAACTTCGGGGCCTTCGTGACCCTGGAGCCCGGCATCGACGGCCTGATCCACATCTCGGCCCTGGGCGCGGGCCGGCGGGTGAAGCACCCCAAAGAGGTGCTCCAGCCCGGCGAGGCGGTGGAAGCCGACGTGGTGGGGGTGGACGCGGGGGCCCGCAAGATCTCTCTTTCCCTGGAGCACCGCCACCAGGCCACCCTGGGCGGGCTTCCCTCTCCGGGCTCGGTGCTCGGGGGGGCGGTGGAGAAGGTGGTGGACTTCGGCCTTTTCGTCCGGCTGCCCTCGGGGCACACGGGCCTCGTCCCCAACGTGGAGATGGGCACCCCTCGAGGCACCGATCACTCCCGCATGTTCCGCCCGGAGGACCCCATCGAGGTCATGGTGCTGGACGTGGAGGAAGGCGGGCGCCGCATCCGCCTTTCCCGCAAGGCCGTGTCCGACGGCCGCGAGGCCCAGGAAGCCCAGGAATACCGCGCCACCCAGCCCGACCCCAACGCCTCCATGGGCACCCTCGGCGACCTCTTCAAGGCACGGCTCGCAAAGAAGAAGTGA
- the glpK gene encoding glycerol kinase GlpK, whose protein sequence is MSAFLSLDQGTTSSRAIVFHDDGSPVASAQWEFPQHFPEPGWVEHDPEDLWQTQLATAREALERARALGEVAAVGITNQRETTLVWDRRTGEPLHRAIVWQDRRTAPHTGRLKAEGWEPRVQEKTGLVLDPYFSGSKLAWLLDRVPGLRRRAEGGEVCFGTVDTWLLFRLTGGRVHATDVTNASRTLLFDIRGLDWDEELLELFHVPREVLPEVRASAGFFGETDREVFGRSVPVTGIAGDQQAALFGQACLAPGAAKNTYGTGAFVVMNTGERPVLGHGVLTTLAWQLGGRPPVYALEGSIFIAGAAVQWLRDGLGLIGTAPEVEALARSVPDAGGVYFVPALTGLGAPHWDPQARGLIVGLTRGTTRAHLARAALEAMAYQTRDALAAMEQASGVELRDLRADGGAAANDLLLQLQADALGKAVLRPRVIETTALGAFYLAAVGAGLLAPEAIPERWALDRRFEPEAEPLVRDRLYEGWRRAVERARSWAV, encoded by the coding sequence ATGTCTGCCTTCCTCTCCCTGGATCAGGGAACCACGAGCAGCCGGGCCATCGTCTTCCACGACGACGGGAGCCCTGTGGCGTCGGCCCAGTGGGAGTTTCCCCAGCACTTTCCCGAGCCGGGGTGGGTGGAGCACGACCCGGAAGATCTGTGGCAGACCCAGCTCGCCACGGCCCGGGAAGCCCTGGAGCGCGCCCGGGCCTTGGGAGAGGTGGCAGCGGTGGGGATCACGAACCAGCGGGAGACCACCCTGGTGTGGGACCGGCGCACGGGGGAACCCCTGCACCGCGCCATCGTGTGGCAGGACCGGCGCACCGCGCCCCATACGGGGCGGCTCAAGGCGGAGGGGTGGGAGCCCCGGGTGCAGGAGAAGACGGGGCTGGTGCTCGACCCGTACTTCTCGGGGAGCAAGCTGGCGTGGCTGCTGGATCGGGTGCCGGGGCTCCGCCGGCGGGCCGAGGGCGGAGAGGTGTGCTTCGGCACGGTGGACACCTGGCTCCTCTTCCGCCTCACCGGGGGCCGGGTCCACGCCACCGACGTGACCAACGCGAGCCGCACGCTGCTGTTCGACATCCGGGGGCTGGACTGGGACGAGGAACTCCTGGAGCTCTTCCACGTCCCCCGGGAGGTGCTCCCGGAAGTGCGGGCCTCGGCGGGGTTCTTCGGGGAGACGGACCGGGAGGTCTTCGGCCGGTCGGTTCCGGTCACCGGCATCGCCGGCGACCAGCAGGCGGCCCTCTTCGGACAGGCGTGCCTCGCCCCGGGAGCGGCGAAGAACACCTACGGCACGGGGGCCTTCGTGGTGATGAACACCGGCGAGCGTCCGGTGCTCGGCCACGGGGTTCTCACCACGCTCGCCTGGCAGTTGGGGGGCAGGCCTCCCGTGTACGCCCTGGAGGGGTCGATCTTCATCGCCGGGGCGGCCGTGCAGTGGCTGCGGGACGGGCTGGGGCTCATCGGCACGGCCCCCGAGGTGGAGGCCCTGGCCCGCAGCGTCCCCGACGCCGGAGGCGTCTACTTCGTGCCGGCGCTGACGGGCCTCGGGGCCCCCCACTGGGACCCCCAGGCCCGGGGGCTGATCGTGGGCCTCACCCGGGGCACCACCCGGGCCCACCTGGCACGGGCGGCGCTGGAGGCCATGGCCTACCAGACCCGCGACGCCCTGGCCGCCATGGAGCAGGCGAGCGGCGTGGAGCTCCGGGACCTGCGGGCCGACGGCGGCGCCGCGGCCAACGACCTCCTCCTCCAGCTCCAGGCCGACGCCCTGGGCAAGGCGGTCCTGCGGCCCCGGGTCATCGAAACGACGGCGCTCGGCGCCTTCTACCTGGCCGCCGTGGGGGCGGGCCTCCTGGCGCCGGAGGCCATCCCCGAGCGCTGGGCCCTGGACCGGCGCTTCGAGCCCGAGGCCGAGCCCCTGGTGCGCGATCGCCTCTACGAGGGATGGCGGCGCGCGGTGGAGCGGGCCCGGAGCTGGGCGGTCTGA
- a CDS encoding MBL fold metallo-hydrolase, which translates to MLLHRIPIPTPFPVGPVNAYVLGPEPLTLFDCGPRTEQAWAALGSGLAAVGFRVEDVERLVLSHPHQDHAGLARRVRSASGCRVYAHPADHDRLRDLPGVWGRISGFLVEASRRAGAPEGVLGELAAALAGLPAYTEPLDAVEPLDEGDALEVGGLRLLVLHTPGHARGALCLWEAKDRILFSGDTLLPRISSNAILEPAAGAFRERTFLRYRETLARVAGLAPAAVFPGHGEPLGDPRDLVGRRLALHDVRAAQIRRLVAEGHTRPWQIAGRLFPGLEPAQASLAVSEVVGHLDLLAQRGEVVFEGQAGEWVVGPSRPDR; encoded by the coding sequence ATGCTCCTCCATCGCATCCCGATTCCCACCCCCTTCCCCGTGGGGCCGGTCAACGCGTACGTGCTCGGGCCCGAGCCGCTGACGCTCTTCGACTGCGGTCCGAGGACGGAGCAGGCGTGGGCGGCCCTTGGTTCGGGGTTGGCGGCCGTGGGGTTCCGGGTGGAGGACGTGGAGCGCCTGGTGCTCTCCCACCCCCACCAGGACCACGCGGGGCTCGCCCGGCGGGTGCGTAGCGCGTCGGGCTGCCGGGTGTATGCCCACCCGGCGGACCACGACCGCCTGCGGGACCTGCCCGGGGTGTGGGGGCGGATTTCCGGCTTCCTCGTGGAGGCCTCCCGCCGGGCCGGGGCGCCCGAGGGGGTGCTCGGCGAGCTGGCGGCCGCCCTGGCCGGGCTCCCCGCCTACACGGAGCCCCTCGACGCCGTGGAGCCCCTGGACGAAGGGGATGCCCTGGAGGTGGGGGGGCTGCGCCTGCTGGTCCTCCACACCCCGGGGCACGCCCGGGGCGCCCTGTGCCTGTGGGAGGCGAAAGACCGGATCCTTTTTTCGGGCGACACTCTGCTGCCCCGCATCTCCTCCAACGCCATCCTCGAGCCCGCCGCCGGCGCGTTTCGGGAGCGCACCTTCCTACGCTACCGCGAGACCCTGGCCCGCGTGGCCGGGCTCGCGCCGGCCGCGGTCTTCCCCGGCCACGGGGAGCCCCTGGGGGACCCCCGCGACCTGGTCGGGCGCCGCCTCGCCCTCCACGACGTGCGGGCGGCCCAGATCCGGCGCCTGGTGGCGGAGGGCCACACCCGCCCCTGGCAGATCGCCGGCCGCCTCTTCCCCGGCCTCGAGCCCGCCCAGGCGTCCCTGGCCGTGAGCGAAGTGGTGGGGCACCTGGACCTCCTGGCCCAGCGCGGCGAGGTGGTCTTCGAGGGGCAGGCCGGGGAGTGGGTGGTTGGCCCCTCGCGCCCCGATCGCTGA